A part of Ignavibacteriales bacterium genomic DNA contains:
- a CDS encoding PQQ-like beta-propeller repeat protein: MTVKNLLFKNSRPLKYFIFSLTFIVSAVMMTSCEQNPTAPNEPPKPPGYQEDIYWPSLADSPWPMFRGNPQYTGRSKYNGPSSGLVQWAYDSVYIESGVLMGTDNSVIFQTSGPAFGKGGVYSLNQSGALNWYYKIQEIASGTTPLILSDSTIIVSTYTGGKIIALTKNGLEKWEYDTETYITTRGMNIGKEGTIYFVDSSSTLFALSKYGKLKWTLKIENIFFGSLSSNTRIAFSPDGNTLYITGSEKALYAVDVNQKKIIWSFGGENGIASPLIDYEGNIYLYGIYDRAMGTNAYMIKLNKLGNVLWEQSVSNRVDSYFLEPTMDYFGNIYFGFGTDSLYSLDYDGKLRWKSAITEIYGGTISSPLVCDNQNIIYVPIQTNPGYEFKVLAFQNDGKLLWQSDALFGESGDSPAIGIAKLYFPTYRSTSVYSIK; this comes from the coding sequence ATGACAGTAAAAAATCTTCTGTTCAAAAACTCTCGGCCCCTAAAGTATTTTATCTTTAGTCTAACTTTTATTGTTTCTGCAGTTATGATGACAAGCTGCGAACAAAACCCCACCGCCCCAAACGAACCACCAAAACCTCCCGGTTACCAGGAAGATATTTACTGGCCCAGCCTTGCCGATAGCCCCTGGCCTATGTTTAGAGGAAATCCTCAATACACCGGTAGAAGTAAATATAATGGTCCTTCTTCTGGGTTGGTACAATGGGCGTATGATTCAGTTTACATTGAGAGTGGGGTTTTAATGGGTACTGATAATTCAGTTATTTTTCAAACTAGTGGTCCTGCATTTGGTAAAGGAGGAGTTTATAGTTTAAATCAATCCGGCGCTTTGAATTGGTACTATAAAATACAGGAGATAGCATCAGGAACTACTCCATTAATTTTATCAGATTCGACAATCATTGTATCAACTTATACTGGTGGAAAAATTATCGCGCTTACAAAGAATGGGTTAGAAAAGTGGGAGTATGATACAGAAACTTATATTACCACCAGAGGAATGAACATTGGGAAGGAGGGGACAATTTATTTTGTAGACTCAAGTTCAACACTCTTCGCACTGAGTAAATATGGTAAACTAAAATGGACTTTAAAGATTGAAAATATTTTTTTTGGGTCTCTTAGTAGTAATACTCGAATTGCATTTTCACCAGATGGTAATACATTATATATAACTGGGTCCGAAAAAGCGTTATATGCTGTTGATGTAAACCAAAAGAAAATTATTTGGAGTTTTGGCGGTGAAAATGGAATTGCTTCACCATTGATTGACTATGAAGGAAATATTTACTTATATGGAATTTATGATAGGGCAATGGGCACAAACGCTTATATGATAAAGCTAAACAAATTGGGAAATGTTTTATGGGAGCAATCGGTTTCAAACCGGGTAGATTCATATTTCCTCGAACCTACGATGGATTATTTTGGTAATATTTATTTTGGATTTGGTACTGATTCTCTTTATTCCTTAGACTATGATGGTAAATTAAGATGGAAATCGGCGATTACAGAGATTTATGGAGGAACAATTTCCTCACCTCTTGTCTGTGATAATCAAAATATTATTTATGTACCAATTCAGACTAACCCAGGATATGAATTCAAAGTATTGGCATTCCAAAATGATGGTAAACTTTTATGGCAAAGCGACGCACTGTTTGGAGAGTCAGGCGATTCACCTGCTATCGGAATAGCGAAACTTTACTTCCCTACTTATCGCTCAACAAGTGTGTATTCAATCAAATAA
- a CDS encoding T9SS type A sorting domain-containing protein — MIGKFYNFFFPLAVVLFVVSSITNAQFIDETRIDRLTPDMYDGIEPLPPDSDAPITIDGYDNFNLGTDFAEPHMSENPNNPLQYFNAFNINGAHRTSDGHEWIFSAPSFGTSVAGDPVTAYDSLGNLYYINMYGGITGTKLIRSTDNGATWTSAVNAIFGGDKCWIAADQTSGPFANYVYVTMTTGSFNGHGFARSTNNGATFTTTFTATGSPLPGAMPCVGPNVLAGDIPGGCVYFITNTGSSFASTYKLYLSTDGGLNFTLKSTNNFSNYVGTDVGGRNTVRFMRTRPYPFIAADNSYGAHRGRLYLVYASNTPAGNGNKPDIFCRFSDDQGTTWSSAVVVNDDPNTTLNHQWHPAIWTDKTTGRLYAQWMDTRDTPTSDSSFIYGSYSDDGGVTWAANQKISNKKAKICATGICTNNVANYMGDYNAIVSNELGAMAVWTDFRNNNYGSYTGYFPDFAMLSSPSTQNIDNINDTVFYSIDVPDVKLYTETASFTATITPTPASGSLILDFPSGNTLSTYPGSVPMRIYTSGTVTNGTYTINIQGQGPNGTPVHRRTVSIVVVDPVPVELSAFTANVKIDNVYLNWQTATELNNRGFEVERATIENTKRSDWSVVKFVPGAGTTTNPITYQFIDTKMNAGSYVYRLKQIDYDGSFEYSYEVEATVPSPVDYSLSQNYPNPFNPNTSISYSIPENAFVTLKIYDVLGNEVVELINEQKEQGNYQIDFNASDLSSGIYYYALTAGNFTSTKKMILIK, encoded by the coding sequence ATGATCGGCAAGTTCTACAATTTCTTTTTCCCGTTAGCTGTTGTTCTGTTTGTTGTCTCATCAATTACAAATGCACAGTTCATTGATGAAACGCGCATAGATAGATTAACTCCGGATATGTACGATGGTATTGAACCTCTCCCTCCCGATTCAGACGCTCCTATTACTATTGATGGTTACGATAACTTCAATTTAGGGACTGATTTTGCAGAACCACATATGAGTGAGAATCCGAATAATCCGCTGCAATATTTCAATGCATTTAATATTAATGGTGCACATCGTACATCCGATGGACACGAATGGATATTTTCTGCACCATCCTTCGGAACATCTGTTGCCGGCGATCCTGTTACTGCTTATGATAGTTTAGGTAATCTTTATTACATCAATATGTACGGTGGAATAACAGGGACCAAACTAATCAGATCTACTGATAACGGAGCAACGTGGACTTCTGCTGTTAATGCTATATTTGGCGGAGATAAGTGCTGGATTGCCGCTGATCAAACCAGCGGACCTTTTGCTAATTATGTCTATGTAACAATGACGACCGGTTCATTCAATGGACATGGCTTTGCAAGAAGTACAAACAACGGAGCGACTTTCACTACTACTTTTACAGCTACTGGTTCACCCCTTCCCGGCGCAATGCCATGCGTTGGACCAAATGTACTTGCCGGCGATATTCCAGGCGGCTGTGTTTACTTCATTACTAACACCGGAAGCAGTTTTGCTTCAACTTATAAATTATATCTTTCGACTGATGGTGGTTTAAATTTTACTCTTAAATCAACAAATAATTTTTCAAATTATGTCGGAACAGATGTAGGAGGAAGAAACACTGTGCGATTTATGAGGACAAGACCCTATCCATTTATTGCTGCCGATAATAGTTATGGCGCACACAGAGGCAGACTGTATCTTGTTTATGCTTCTAATACTCCTGCCGGCAATGGTAATAAACCTGATATCTTTTGCAGATTTTCTGATGATCAAGGAACAACGTGGTCAAGTGCTGTTGTGGTAAATGATGATCCTAATACAACTTTAAATCATCAATGGCACCCGGCAATCTGGACTGATAAAACTACCGGCAGACTTTATGCACAGTGGATGGATACAAGAGATACTCCTACAAGCGACAGTTCATTCATCTATGGTTCATACTCCGATGACGGCGGGGTTACCTGGGCAGCAAATCAAAAAATATCAAACAAGAAAGCTAAGATTTGTGCAACCGGAATTTGTACAAATAACGTTGCTAATTATATGGGTGATTATAATGCGATTGTTTCCAACGAATTAGGCGCAATGGCGGTTTGGACAGATTTCCGCAATAACAATTATGGAAGTTACACGGGATACTTCCCTGATTTTGCGATGCTCTCATCTCCATCAACGCAAAACATTGATAACATTAACGACACTGTTTTTTATAGTATAGATGTTCCCGATGTTAAACTTTATACAGAGACCGCTTCTTTCACAGCAACAATTACACCCACCCCTGCAAGCGGGTCTCTCATTCTTGATTTCCCCAGTGGTAATACTCTTTCAACTTATCCTGGTTCCGTACCGATGAGAATTTACACATCAGGAACAGTTACCAATGGTACTTACACAATTAATATCCAAGGGCAGGGACCAAACGGTACTCCTGTTCATCGGCGAACTGTTTCAATTGTAGTTGTTGATCCGGTTCCCGTTGAGTTGAGTGCTTTTACTGCAAATGTGAAAATAGATAATGTTTATCTTAACTGGCAAACGGCAACCGAACTTAACAACAGAGGATTTGAAGTTGAACGTGCAACTATTGAAAACACCAAAAGAAGCGATTGGTCTGTAGTTAAATTTGTCCCGGGTGCAGGTACCACAACTAACCCGATAACCTATCAGTTCATTGATACAAAAATGAATGCAGGCAGCTATGTTTATAGATTAAAGCAAATTGACTACGATGGCTCATTCGAATATTCTTATGAAGTTGAAGCAACAGTTCCAAGTCCGGTTGATTATTCATTAAGTCAAAACTACCCCAACCCCTTCAATCCAAACACAAGCATCAGCTATTCAATTCCTGAAAATGCTTTTGTAACATTGAAGATTTATGATGTACTTGGAAATGAAGTTGTAGAATTAATCAACGAGCAGAAAGAACAGGGCAATTATCAAATAGACTTTAATGCAAGTGATCTTTCCAGCGGAATATATTATTATGCATTGACAGCAGGTAACTTTACAAGCACAAAGAAGATGATATTGATCAAGTAA
- a CDS encoding ABC transporter permease, with translation MITLIRIELYKIFRKWRTYIGFMAIAVLVPLVQIAMVLEGEHSLDFMTRNLQESFVFVGNLLNAYLVSFIILNSIALHIPFLITLVAGDLLAGEATSGTYRMLITRPVSRLKIVSSKFIAGIIYSNLLVLWLAVMSLVLGIIIFGVGELIVIKSTTIIIFAKDDVLWRFLLGYGFAALSMSVVASIAFFFSSLVENAIGPIVTTMAIIIVFLIISAINIDFFQSVRPYLFTNYILDWKLFFDDPIEMIEIIKAVAVLFGHIIVLFGITAYFFNKKIF, from the coding sequence ATGATCACTCTTATTAGAATAGAACTTTATAAAATTTTTAGGAAGTGGCGAACTTATATCGGCTTTATGGCTATTGCCGTACTTGTTCCGCTTGTACAAATTGCAATGGTTCTCGAAGGCGAACATTCGCTCGATTTTATGACAAGAAATCTGCAAGAGTCTTTCGTTTTTGTTGGTAACTTACTGAACGCATATCTTGTGTCATTCATAATATTAAACAGCATTGCGCTCCACATTCCGTTTTTAATCACATTGGTCGCAGGCGATTTACTTGCCGGCGAAGCAACAAGCGGAACTTATCGAATGCTAATTACTCGTCCTGTTTCAAGATTAAAAATTGTTAGTTCAAAATTTATTGCTGGGATTATTTACTCAAACTTGCTCGTGCTTTGGCTTGCGGTGATGAGTTTGGTGCTTGGAATAATTATTTTCGGAGTAGGCGAGCTTATCGTAATTAAAAGTACAACAATAATTATCTTCGCAAAAGATGATGTGCTGTGGCGATTTTTGCTTGGTTATGGCTTTGCTGCTCTCTCAATGTCGGTGGTTGCCTCAATTGCTTTTTTCTTTTCTTCATTGGTGGAAAATGCTATCGGTCCGATTGTAACTACAATGGCAATAATAATTGTGTTCTTAATTATCTCAGCGATAAATATCGATTTTTTCCAGAGCGTCAGACCATATTTGTTTACTAATTACATACTCGATTGGAAATTATTTTTTGATGATCCAATCGAGATGATTGAAATAATCAAAGCAGTAGCAGTACTTTTTGGACACATAATTGTTTTGTTTGGAATTACGGCTTACTTCTTTAATAAAAAGATATTTTAA
- a CDS encoding ABC transporter ATP-binding protein has translation MSEEKIIEIKNLSKHFKELKAVNNLSLNVYRGDVFGFLGPNGAGKSTTIRMLMSLITPNTGEIKLFGKSLKESRIEILKRVGAIVEKPDFYGYLSAYKNLEILGRISGKHISQKRIMEVLELVGLSTRFKSKVKTFSHGMKQRLGLAQSLLHDPDLIILDEPTTGLDPQGMKEIRDLIITLSKDAKKTIFLSSHILYEVELVANRMVIINKGASVVEGEVETLLQQANLKVTMQVTEIEKAKQLLSASRWSSKVNSFTDNKIIFALDPDEISKVNRYFIENGVDVSSIVPMRSLEEYFLELTEKEIK, from the coding sequence TTGTCAGAAGAAAAAATTATTGAAATAAAAAACCTGTCAAAACATTTTAAAGAACTTAAAGCGGTAAACAACTTAAGCCTGAATGTCTATCGAGGCGATGTGTTTGGCTTTCTCGGTCCTAATGGCGCGGGCAAGAGCACTACAATCAGAATGCTAATGTCATTGATTACGCCCAATACCGGTGAGATAAAATTATTTGGCAAATCACTAAAAGAAAGCCGCATTGAGATTCTTAAAAGGGTCGGAGCTATTGTCGAGAAGCCTGATTTTTATGGCTATCTATCAGCTTATAAAAATCTTGAAATACTGGGAAGAATTTCCGGCAAGCATATTTCACAAAAAAGAATTATGGAAGTGTTGGAGTTAGTCGGACTTTCTACACGGTTCAAAAGTAAAGTGAAAACTTTTTCGCATGGAATGAAACAGCGGCTTGGTCTTGCTCAGTCACTGCTTCACGATCCGGATTTAATTATTCTTGATGAGCCGACTACCGGGCTTGATCCGCAAGGAATGAAAGAGATACGTGATTTAATTATTACACTAAGTAAAGATGCGAAGAAAACTATTTTTCTATCGTCGCACATTCTTTATGAAGTCGAACTTGTCGCAAATCGTATGGTCATTATCAATAAAGGTGCATCGGTGGTTGAAGGTGAAGTTGAAACTCTTCTTCAGCAAGCAAATTTAAAAGTAACAATGCAAGTGACTGAAATTGAAAAAGCTAAACAATTACTTTCTGCTTCGCGCTGGTCTTCCAAAGTAAATTCTTTTACTGATAATAAAATTATTTTTGCTCTTGACCCGGATGAAATAAGTAAAGTAAATAGATACTTTATTGAGAACGGAGTTGATGTAAGCTCAATTGTACCGATGCGCTCACTTGAAGAATATTTTCTTGAACTTACTGAAAAGGAAATTAAATGA
- a CDS encoding C40 family peptidase yields MRFSTILFFTAGIITYFGCSASSGSLRYNSNSNDTADDTNNLRFTSNDSLIPTSEKDIFTTPLFDTAQDTLHWDDEEDDMPDDQGIDIAEVMKNLSSKDVNTNPVEHQNNFKEQVLMEIIKYLDTPYKYGGNSINGIDCSAFTKTIYGNVLSIDLLRSARDQYTQGIIINNRDELKFGDLVFFDTRRRVKPGHVGIYIGDNLFAHSSSKNGVIVSSLDQDYYSRKFMGGRRIENLD; encoded by the coding sequence TTGCGTTTTTCAACAATTCTCTTTTTCACAGCCGGAATAATAACTTATTTCGGCTGTTCTGCTTCTTCCGGTTCACTGAGATATAATTCCAACTCAAATGATACAGCGGACGATACTAACAATTTACGTTTCACATCAAACGATTCTTTAATTCCCACTTCTGAAAAAGATATTTTTACCACCCCCTTATTCGATACGGCACAAGACACTCTTCATTGGGACGACGAGGAAGATGATATGCCTGATGATCAGGGGATTGACATTGCAGAAGTAATGAAAAATCTTTCCAGCAAGGACGTTAACACAAACCCTGTCGAACATCAAAACAACTTTAAAGAGCAAGTTCTAATGGAGATTATCAAATATCTTGATACTCCGTATAAATACGGTGGCAATTCAATTAATGGGATTGATTGCTCTGCATTTACAAAAACTATTTACGGTAATGTTTTATCAATTGATCTACTACGTTCTGCGCGCGATCAGTACACGCAGGGAATTATAATTAATAATCGTGATGAACTGAAGTTCGGCGATCTCGTATTTTTTGACACAAGACGACGAGTGAAGCCCGGACACGTCGGTATTTATATCGGCGATAATTTATTTGCCCATTCAAGTTCTAAAAATGGTGTAATTGTTTCATCACTCGATCAAGATTATTATTCACGTAAATTTATGGGGGGGAGAAGAATAGAAAATCTAGATTAG
- a CDS encoding sigma-70 family RNA polymerase sigma factor, whose amino-acid sequence MRITKQYTNRESQSLDKYLQEIGKVSLLTPNQEIDLAIRIKKGEQQALEILTKANLRFVVSVAKQYQNQGLSLGDLINEGNLGLIKAAKRFDETRGFKFISYAVWWIRQSILQALAEQSRIVRLPLNRVGALNKIGKAYSNLEQEFEREPSANELATELDMDVSEVADTLKISGKHVSMDAPFAQGEDNRLLDVIQNDQQPTPDHVLMTESLKAEIERALSTLTEREAEVIKLYFGLNKEHSLTLEEIGERFNLTRERVRQIKEKAIRRLRHASRSKNLKAYLG is encoded by the coding sequence GTGAGAATCACTAAACAATATACTAACCGCGAGAGTCAATCTCTTGATAAATATTTGCAGGAAATCGGAAAAGTAAGTTTACTTACTCCGAATCAGGAAATTGATCTTGCAATCAGAATTAAAAAAGGTGAGCAGCAAGCCCTTGAGATATTGACCAAAGCCAACTTAAGATTCGTTGTGAGCGTTGCAAAACAATATCAGAATCAAGGTCTTTCTCTTGGTGACCTTATTAACGAAGGAAATCTTGGTTTAATAAAAGCTGCAAAACGATTCGATGAAACAAGAGGCTTCAAATTTATTTCTTATGCTGTGTGGTGGATAAGGCAATCTATTCTCCAGGCATTGGCAGAACAATCCAGAATTGTAAGATTGCCGCTTAACAGAGTTGGAGCGCTTAACAAAATAGGAAAAGCTTACAGCAATCTCGAACAGGAATTTGAAAGAGAACCAAGCGCAAATGAATTAGCAACCGAATTGGACATGGATGTTAGTGAAGTTGCCGATACTTTAAAAATTTCTGGTAAACATGTGTCTATGGATGCGCCTTTTGCTCAAGGCGAAGACAATCGCCTGCTGGATGTTATCCAGAATGATCAGCAGCCGACTCCGGATCACGTGCTGATGACTGAATCTCTCAAAGCTGAAATCGAACGTGCGCTTTCTACTTTAACCGAAAGGGAAGCAGAAGTTATAAAACTTTATTTTGGGTTGAATAAAGAACATTCACTAACCCTTGAAGAAATTGGTGAGCGATTTAATTTAACCCGGGAAAGAGTTCGACAGATAAAAGAAAAAGCCATTAGAAGATTAAGACATGCTTCGAGAAGTAAAAATTTAAAAGCATATTTAGGTTAG
- a CDS encoding phosphopentomutase, protein MNNFFIIVLDGVGIGELPDAHLYNDEGSDTLTHIAEAVGNLKLSNLTKLGLGNIKFIPGLNTINNPAASFGKLCEVSKGKDSITGHWELAGLKVAMNFSYFPHGFPDSVMEDFIKQTGLQGYLGNKAASGTQIIDELGADHINTGFPIVYTSADSVFQIAAHEKYFGLENLYHVCSITRDKVLKDPVCIGRVIARPFLGEPGNFKRTTNRKDYSLNPPKDTVLDVLSFNNIKTVAIGKINDLFNYRGIQTQEKTKSNADGCNKLLEYASKVADSFIFANLVDFDVNFGHRNDPIGFAKALEEFDLFLEEFLNVLDANDRLIITADHGNDPTTPSTDHSREYVPLLYFGKNKKSNNLGVRKTFSDVGKTVADFFKVNNHLEGISFLEQ, encoded by the coding sequence TTGAACAATTTTTTTATTATCGTTTTAGATGGAGTTGGAATTGGCGAACTACCTGATGCACATTTGTACAATGACGAGGGCAGTGATACATTAACTCATATTGCGGAAGCTGTCGGCAATCTCAAACTTTCAAATCTAACAAAGCTCGGACTTGGAAATATCAAATTTATTCCTGGCTTAAACACCATTAATAATCCTGCTGCCTCTTTTGGTAAACTGTGTGAAGTTTCAAAAGGGAAGGATTCAATCACAGGTCATTGGGAATTAGCCGGGCTGAAAGTTGCTATGAATTTCTCTTACTTTCCACACGGTTTTCCAGATTCTGTAATGGAAGATTTTATAAAACAAACCGGGCTTCAGGGATACCTTGGGAATAAAGCCGCTTCAGGTACTCAAATCATTGATGAATTAGGCGCCGATCACATCAACACAGGTTTTCCAATTGTTTATACTTCGGCAGATTCAGTTTTTCAGATTGCAGCTCATGAAAAATATTTTGGTCTGGAAAATCTTTATCATGTTTGTTCAATCACCAGAGATAAAGTATTGAAAGATCCCGTCTGTATTGGAAGAGTAATCGCCAGACCATTTCTGGGTGAACCAGGAAATTTTAAGCGCACGACAAATAGAAAAGATTATTCTCTCAATCCACCAAAAGATACAGTGTTGGACGTTTTAAGTTTTAACAATATCAAAACTGTAGCGATTGGAAAGATAAATGATTTATTTAATTACCGAGGGATTCAAACTCAAGAAAAAACAAAATCGAATGCAGACGGTTGTAACAAGTTACTGGAATATGCGTCTAAAGTAGCAGATTCGTTCATCTTTGCGAATCTCGTTGATTTTGATGTTAATTTTGGACATAGAAATGACCCCATTGGTTTTGCCAAAGCATTGGAAGAATTTGATTTGTTTCTGGAAGAGTTTTTAAATGTGTTGGATGCTAATGACCGATTAATTATTACTGCTGATCATGGCAATGATCCGACAACCCCAAGCACTGATCATAGCCGGGAATATGTACCACTTTTATACTTTGGAAAAAACAAGAAGTCAAATAATTTAGGTGTACGAAAAACTTTTTCTGATGTTGGCAAAACTGTTGCTGATTTTTTCAAAGTGAATAATCATCTGGAAGGTATTAGTTTTCTTGAACAATAA
- a CDS encoding GAF domain-containing protein: MDRRQKKRILIFLIVPILAAIIFIAQDTIIKIIAIILLLIYVAFIIFLRDSIKFDTSFISSSKDEPELDDYSSESSTTHTDLSDSFEIISPNKKVEIITDQNFTPEFRVPKTIIKPPDLKEKFEEIANEILPPNVGHNEQFSFVLEKLLSVIKEAYSAHSAIFFWYNKKNEKLSIEKFVSNSREINKRKFDIEDDILSKIVSKAEPELLSDITSAAEPDVIRYYNIPQAIKSFVGVPLFYDKNLIAVIALDSKDGDAFGIETIYALGRFVRVVTMIIGLYDEKHSESISQQRLESLINMIGPDNKFNDINEIVRTIETSLDSMLSWDAFTFVYFHPVDKKFRTIRVNNKTTLKYIGENLDIDLNGTLVGKAIVSGIPVKIDDTSLVSYQRYSKVEDVAFDGSFAALPLIYNEQNYGVICLENLKKNSYTNSDIKYLRGIFNFISYYIYSQSTQLVLKNLLSVDIETRALNSESFKNRINIDLFKAQKLNIPSSLALIKLDDFLEQESLFEGDPLTKVIASLCESISAELSPLNLFGRLEEKIFGIYFFNSSSKEVFLWAEKFRVKFARHSIVTSAKQSTYTVSIGVASARDLVNAEEIIENASLALQKAIEKGGNSVRNIN, encoded by the coding sequence ATGGATCGTCGTCAAAAGAAAAGAATATTAATTTTCCTTATTGTACCAATACTTGCTGCAATAATTTTTATTGCTCAGGATACGATAATCAAGATCATCGCAATTATTTTATTATTAATTTATGTTGCGTTCATAATCTTTTTACGCGACTCGATTAAATTCGATACAAGTTTTATTTCATCATCAAAGGATGAACCTGAATTAGATGACTACTCATCCGAATCTTCAACAACTCATACCGATTTATCCGACTCATTCGAAATTATTTCACCTAATAAAAAAGTTGAAATTATTACAGATCAAAATTTCACTCCGGAGTTTAGAGTTCCGAAAACAATTATAAAACCCCCCGACCTGAAAGAAAAATTTGAAGAGATTGCAAATGAAATTCTTCCTCCAAATGTTGGTCATAACGAACAATTTTCTTTCGTTCTTGAAAAGTTGTTAAGCGTAATTAAGGAAGCATATTCCGCACATTCCGCAATATTTTTTTGGTATAATAAAAAGAACGAGAAATTAAGCATCGAAAAATTTGTTTCTAATTCAAGAGAAATTAATAAACGCAAATTTGATATCGAAGATGATATTTTAAGTAAGATTGTCAGTAAAGCCGAACCTGAATTGCTAAGTGATATAACTTCAGCAGCAGAGCCAGATGTAATACGTTATTACAATATTCCGCAGGCAATAAAAAGTTTTGTGGGTGTCCCTCTTTTTTATGATAAAAACCTTATCGCTGTAATAGCGTTAGATTCTAAGGATGGGGATGCTTTTGGAATTGAAACGATTTATGCTTTAGGTAGATTTGTAAGAGTTGTAACCATGATAATCGGGTTGTATGATGAGAAACATTCAGAATCCATTTCCCAGCAAAGGCTTGAGAGTTTAATCAATATGATCGGTCCCGATAATAAATTCAATGATATAAATGAAATTGTTCGGACTATTGAAACCTCGCTTGATTCCATGCTGTCATGGGATGCTTTCACTTTTGTATATTTCCATCCGGTTGACAAGAAATTCAGAACCATCCGGGTGAATAACAAAACTACGCTGAAATATATCGGTGAAAATCTTGATATAGATTTAAATGGAACACTTGTGGGTAAGGCTATCGTTTCAGGTATTCCGGTTAAAATCGACGATACTTCTCTTGTTAGTTATCAACGCTATTCTAAAGTTGAAGATGTTGCTTTTGACGGCTCATTCGCAGCTCTTCCTTTAATATACAATGAACAAAATTATGGAGTAATCTGTCTCGAAAATCTTAAAAAAAATTCCTATACTAATTCTGATATAAAATATTTAAGAGGAATATTTAATTTTATTTCCTACTACATTTACTCCCAATCCACTCAATTAGTCTTGAAGAATCTGCTCTCGGTTGATATTGAAACAAGAGCTTTAAATTCAGAATCATTTAAGAATAGAATTAATATTGATTTGTTCAAAGCACAAAAGCTTAATATACCAAGCTCGTTAGCACTAATTAAATTAGATGATTTTCTCGAGCAAGAATCCTTATTTGAAGGTGATCCGCTTACTAAAGTAATAGCTTCATTATGTGAATCTATCTCTGCCGAACTCTCTCCCTTGAATTTATTTGGAAGATTGGAAGAAAAAATTTTTGGAATTTATTTCTTTAACTCGAGTTCAAAAGAAGTCTTTCTTTGGGCGGAGAAATTCAGAGTTAAGTTTGCTCGTCATTCTATTGTTACAAGCGCAAAGCAATCTACTTATACAGTTTCAATAGGCGTTGCTTCGGCCAGAGATTTAGTGAACGCTGAAGAGATTATTGAAAATGCTTCACTCGCCCTTCAAAAAGCAATTGAAAAGGGTGGCAATTCGGTTCGAAATATTAATTAG
- a CDS encoding YihA family ribosome biogenesis GTP-binding protein produces MFKQQQFISSIYDVSKIPNEPLPHVILCGRSNVGKSSFINSLFNRRDLAKISSSPGKTRSINFYKIDNLFFMVDLPGYGYAKVSKSEREKWGKLVRDYIFQVKQIVLAFHIIDSRHSPTELDMQLSELLESNSINKIIILSKVDKLKQAELSLSLKRISEIFSGLARNENLFVYSSVKNTGRKEVLKKITEIFSSR; encoded by the coding sequence ATGTTCAAACAGCAACAATTTATTTCATCTATTTACGATGTTTCCAAAATACCGAACGAACCGCTTCCTCATGTGATTCTTTGTGGGAGGTCAAATGTTGGAAAGTCTTCTTTTATCAATTCGTTATTCAACCGGCGGGATCTCGCTAAAATTAGTTCATCGCCGGGTAAAACGAGATCAATTAATTTTTATAAGATTGATAACCTCTTTTTTATGGTTGACCTTCCGGGCTATGGTTATGCAAAGGTGAGTAAATCCGAACGTGAAAAATGGGGCAAATTAGTGAGAGACTATATATTTCAGGTGAAGCAAATTGTACTGGCTTTCCATATAATTGATAGCAGGCATTCACCAACTGAACTAGATATGCAGCTATCGGAACTATTAGAATCGAATTCGATAAACAAGATTATTATACTTAGTAAGGTAGATAAATTAAAACAGGCGGAACTCAGTCTATCTTTGAAAAGAATTTCGGAAATTTTTTCCGGGTTAGCTCGAAATGAAAATCTCTTTGTTTATTCTTCGGTTAAAAATACTGGCAGAAAAGAAGTACTGAAGAAAATAACAGAAATATTTTCTTCCAGATAA